One genomic region from Argentina anserina chromosome 2, drPotAnse1.1, whole genome shotgun sequence encodes:
- the LOC126783747 gene encoding LOW QUALITY PROTEIN: glycolipid transfer protein 3-like (The sequence of the model RefSeq protein was modified relative to this genomic sequence to represent the inferred CDS: substituted 1 base at 1 genomic stop codon), protein MKRKIMDQSKGSEIRSAIEELSVMVKVTGIMTLQAENGDHDAAFINHEAAHIPARPFLSLCCLLLQVLDKIGPTMSVLRQDIHQNIRRLETRHESDPSTYSNMVEILKTETTDGTARNLTSCSRAFVWLTRSLDFTAELLXNVAVNPAGQNMKEAVEESYNLTLKPWHRWISSAASKVALMLVPDNETFISSLMAKDESYDNLKLEMEALVSLLVPYLEQIHSILRFYHLDKLKAN, encoded by the exons ATGAAAAGGAAGATAATGGATCAGAGTAAGGGATCAGAGATTAGATCTGCCATTGAAGAACTGTCAGTCATGGTTAAAGTTACAGGTATAATGACACTCCAAGCTGAAAATGGTGATCATGATGCTGCGTTTATCAATCATGAGGCTGCTCATATTCCCGCCAGGccctttctttctctttgctGCTTGCTTCTTCAAGTTctgg ATAAAATAGGACCGACGATGTCAGTTCTACGACAGGATATTCATCAAAATATTCGG AGATTGGAAACAAGGCATGAATCTGATCCTTCAACATATTCAAACATGGTTGAGATATTGAAAACAGAAACCACGGACGGCACTGCAAGAAATCTTACAAGTTGTAGTAGAGCTTTTGTTTGGCTCACCAG ATCCTTGGATTTTACGGCAGAATTATTGTAAAATGTAGCGGTGAACCCAGCAGGGCAGAACATGAAGGAGGCAGTAGAAGAATCTTACAACCTCACTCTAAAGCCATGGCACAGATGGATTTCATCAGCTGCTTCTAAA gtagCTCTAATGTTGGTGCCTGACAATGAGACCTTCATTAGTAGCCTCATGGCCAAAGATGAAAGCTATGATAACTTGAAACTTGAAATGGAAGCCTTGGTTTCATTACTTGTGCCTTATCTTGAACAGATCCACTCCATTCTG AGGTTTTATCACTTAGACAAGTTGAAGGCCAACTGA